One window from the genome of Phycisphaerales bacterium encodes:
- a CDS encoding secretin N-terminal domain-containing protein: protein MKADIRCSLVVRSTVAALVAMAGLAPPTSIAQDADPAETVEQEGQAQEVPAPIERGPDGRRVLDGPPTTLSFRGADLDDLIPFLVEATGKVVIVPELRLNVDITLMSDEPIPQSQALDLVILALQQDNVAVVETKDIIILRDINEVIRQDVPVIGPSESVMDRTDLGTMAEKIYRISNSEASELAEALGEIVPDYAKVTVDEASNHIAVLGNIGLLRRVEGLLAGMDQPGSRALVTRTFRLRYADAELIAENITELFGQDGATTQGQQQGGRNFNRFFGRGGGDDEGSSGASTAELRVTANTQQNGVTVAAEQGVMDQIADLIESEWDLPLPEETVTPRIYTLENSDPIAVRDLLVGLFGEPDAAAGGGGGGGGQGNQGNQGSSGSSQGVGRLAGQFAFEAIPSAGQIAVVAKSPDNLAVIDQIIRDLDQPKSVGLPAIVSLKHVSAEEVAEQLNALLALDGTLATIPRSESGLSTGAGAGDSPFADDAADTAAADTDNDPGTITFWWQTAREQTDSAGPSNLIGKLRIVPVWRQNAIMVLSPPEYRTAVVDLIQQLDQPGRQVLIQAVIAEVSRDDAEALGLRWSSSPINLTRTDNSISFVSSTTASEGGIFGNLFDTSVLNVGVDLNAVLQALDERTDVSILSRPIIFTSDNQEAEFFDGQDIPFITNAQTTDTGGTTQGFEYRAVGIQLRVRPRLTPNKDVDLRVNIELSSVAPGQATASGQVVVDRRETTTQLIVRSGQTLVISGILRNEDSEVVRKVPLLGDIPLLGWLFRSRETGVSSTEQLIFITPVIVENAEEADAINEAYRLRLRMQREQMGIEEPLEGELLDDAEALDDGEPG, encoded by the coding sequence ATGAAGGCAGACATTCGTTGCAGCCTGGTGGTTCGGTCGACGGTCGCGGCGCTCGTCGCGATGGCCGGTCTTGCGCCGCCGACGAGCATCGCCCAGGACGCTGACCCGGCCGAGACGGTAGAGCAGGAGGGGCAGGCCCAGGAAGTCCCGGCGCCGATCGAGCGAGGCCCGGACGGACGACGCGTGCTCGACGGCCCGCCGACGACGCTGTCGTTCCGCGGCGCCGACCTCGACGACCTGATCCCGTTCCTCGTCGAAGCAACGGGCAAGGTCGTCATCGTCCCCGAGTTGCGGCTCAACGTCGACATCACGCTCATGAGCGACGAGCCGATTCCGCAGTCGCAGGCGCTCGACCTGGTCATCCTGGCGTTGCAGCAGGACAACGTTGCCGTCGTCGAGACCAAGGACATCATCATCCTGCGCGACATCAACGAGGTCATCCGCCAAGACGTGCCGGTCATCGGCCCCAGCGAGAGCGTGATGGACCGCACCGACCTGGGCACGATGGCCGAAAAGATCTACCGCATCAGCAATTCGGAAGCATCCGAACTGGCCGAGGCACTGGGCGAGATCGTGCCGGACTACGCGAAGGTGACGGTCGACGAGGCTAGCAATCACATCGCGGTGCTGGGCAACATCGGCCTGCTGCGTCGCGTCGAGGGGCTGCTGGCGGGCATGGACCAGCCGGGCTCGCGCGCGCTGGTGACGCGGACGTTCCGCCTGCGGTACGCCGATGCGGAACTGATCGCCGAGAACATCACCGAGCTGTTCGGCCAGGACGGCGCGACCACGCAGGGCCAGCAGCAAGGCGGGCGAAACTTCAACCGCTTCTTCGGCCGCGGCGGCGGCGACGACGAAGGCTCGAGCGGCGCCTCGACCGCCGAGCTGCGCGTGACCGCCAACACGCAGCAGAACGGCGTGACGGTCGCGGCCGAGCAAGGCGTGATGGACCAGATCGCCGACCTGATCGAATCCGAGTGGGATCTGCCGCTGCCCGAAGAGACCGTGACGCCGCGCATCTACACGCTGGAGAACAGCGACCCGATCGCCGTCCGCGACCTACTTGTGGGCCTGTTCGGCGAGCCAGACGCGGCGGCGGGCGGTGGTGGTGGCGGCGGCGGCCAGGGGAACCAGGGAAACCAGGGCAGCAGCGGCTCGTCGCAGGGCGTCGGCCGGCTCGCGGGGCAGTTCGCGTTCGAGGCGATCCCGTCGGCGGGCCAGATCGCCGTCGTCGCGAAGAGCCCGGACAACCTGGCCGTCATCGATCAGATCATCCGCGACCTCGACCAGCCCAAGAGCGTCGGGCTGCCGGCGATCGTCTCGCTCAAGCACGTATCGGCCGAGGAAGTCGCCGAGCAGCTCAACGCGTTGCTCGCGCTCGATGGCACGCTGGCGACGATTCCTCGCAGCGAGAGCGGGCTCTCGACCGGTGCCGGCGCAGGCGACAGCCCCTTTGCCGACGACGCGGCCGACACCGCCGCGGCGGATACCGACAACGACCCCGGAACGATCACGTTCTGGTGGCAGACGGCTCGCGAGCAGACCGACAGCGCGGGGCCGAGCAACCTCATCGGCAAGCTCCGCATCGTCCCGGTATGGCGGCAGAACGCGATCATGGTGCTCAGCCCGCCGGAGTACCGAACGGCCGTGGTCGACCTGATCCAGCAGCTCGACCAGCCAGGGCGGCAGGTGCTGATCCAGGCGGTCATCGCTGAAGTAAGCCGAGACGATGCCGAGGCGCTGGGGCTGCGGTGGTCGAGCTCGCCCATCAACCTGACGCGCACCGACAACTCGATCTCGTTCGTCTCGAGCACGACGGCCAGCGAGGGCGGCATCTTCGGGAATCTCTTCGACACCAGCGTCTTGAACGTGGGCGTCGATCTGAACGCCGTACTGCAGGCCCTCGACGAGCGGACGGACGTGAGCATCCTGAGCCGGCCGATCATCTTCACGAGCGACAACCAGGAGGCCGAGTTCTTTGACGGCCAAGACATCCCGTTCATCACCAACGCCCAGACGACCGACACGGGCGGAACGACGCAGGGATTCGAGTACCGGGCCGTGGGCATCCAGCTCCGCGTGCGCCCGCGGCTGACGCCCAACAAGGACGTCGACCTGCGCGTTAACATCGAGCTGAGCTCGGTGGCGCCGGGGCAGGCCACGGCGAGCGGGCAGGTGGTTGTCGACCGCCGCGAGACGACGACGCAGCTCATCGTGCGCAGCGGGCAGACGCTGGTGATCTCGGGCATCTTGCGCAACGAAGACTCCGAAGTCGTGCGGAAGGTGCCGCTGCTGGGCGACATTCCACTGCTGGGCTGGCTCTTCCGCTCTCGCGAAACGGGCGTGAGCAGCACCGAGCAGCTCATCTTCATCACGCCGGTGATCGTTGAGAATGCCGAAGAGGCCGATGCGATCAACGAGGCGTACCGCCTTCGCTTACGCATGCAGCGCGAGCAGATGGGCATCGAGGAGCCGCTCGAGGGCGAGCTGCTGGACGATGCGGAGGCATTGGATGACGGCGAGCCGGGCTAA
- a CDS encoding type III polyketide synthase — translation MTARMLGIGTATPRGRLDQAAAAEMVAAIGKVTPARARAMSHLYAQSGIDERAMAIVEGEGQTYYNGSVPDTAHRMRSFHVLAPPIAHEACTQAIQRSVIDAREVTHLVTASCTGLASPGVDISLIGSLGLDTTVQRVNIGFMGCHAALNALRTARAIALAEPGARVLVCCVELCSLHIQASQQDGCSVADALFADGAAACVVAGGGGGSAPSLRRTASILLPDSLGAMGWRIGEAGFTMTLSPAVPDILSRSVCEWVDGLLATEGLQRADIAAWAIHPGGPRVLASVADALGLDDGATRASGDVLRRHGNMSSATILFIIAKLLEEHEGGPLLALAFGPGLTGEALLMA, via the coding sequence ATGACCGCCCGCATGCTGGGCATCGGCACCGCGACGCCCCGTGGTCGGCTCGATCAGGCAGCCGCCGCCGAGATGGTCGCGGCGATCGGCAAGGTCACGCCTGCGCGCGCCCGGGCCATGTCGCACCTGTACGCCCAGTCCGGAATCGATGAACGTGCGATGGCGATCGTCGAAGGCGAGGGGCAGACCTACTACAACGGCTCCGTACCAGACACGGCGCACCGCATGCGGTCGTTCCATGTGCTTGCGCCGCCCATCGCCCACGAGGCCTGCACCCAAGCGATCCAGCGCTCCGTCATCGATGCTCGTGAGGTCACCCACCTCGTGACGGCGAGTTGCACGGGCCTCGCCTCGCCGGGCGTCGATATCTCGTTGATTGGCTCGCTCGGGCTTGACACCACGGTGCAGCGCGTCAACATCGGCTTCATGGGCTGCCATGCCGCGCTCAACGCGCTCCGTACCGCGCGGGCGATCGCTCTCGCCGAGCCCGGGGCACGCGTCCTCGTCTGCTGCGTCGAGCTCTGCTCGCTTCACATCCAGGCGTCACAGCAAGACGGCTGCTCGGTCGCCGACGCCCTGTTCGCCGACGGCGCCGCAGCGTGCGTCGTTGCCGGTGGTGGTGGCGGATCCGCGCCCTCGCTGAGACGAACGGCGTCGATCCTGCTCCCAGACAGCCTCGGTGCCATGGGCTGGCGAATCGGCGAGGCTGGCTTCACCATGACGCTCTCGCCCGCCGTGCCGGACATCCTCTCGCGATCGGTCTGCGAATGGGTCGATGGGTTGCTTGCAACGGAAGGCTTGCAACGCGCCGACATCGCCGCATGGGCCATCCACCCGGGCGGTCCCAGGGTGCTCGCGTCGGTTGCCGACGCGCTTGGTCTGGACGACGGCGCGACGCGCGCCTCGGGCGACGTGCTGCGCCGTCACGGCAACATGAGCAGCGCGACCATCCTCTTCATCATCGCGAAGCTGCTGGAGGAGCATGAAGGCGGACCGCTGCTGGCACTCGCCTTCGGGCCCGGCCTGACCGGCGAAGCCCTGCTCATGGCTTGA
- a CDS encoding FAD-dependent monooxygenase has protein sequence MVDRRHYDAVVIGAGPAGAMAARTMALRGARTLMIDRACKGRWKVCGCCLGAVGIDALQDAGLDGVLAHAGPIERLTLSARGARVSVGMSGFASISREDLDTALVDAAEAAGVEVRWRQSARATPDGRVHLGGDELLAGVVIDASGLRSHADRPPRGGRIGLGLTTDAALCPTKQLTMAVARDGYLGRVALPDGRVDFAMAATPELVRQAGSPTEAARAIWAEAGLDASEVPDGRWFGTPVLRRRAQAQQGRILRVGDAAGYVEPFTGEGMSWALLGGSAVAGDAIACIEHGPDSSRWPRTLHGLLARRHTRCRAVSNAVRSPTLVRVAIAFAGVAPSVSASATAMLSGSRRSVA, from the coding sequence ATGGTCGACAGACGCCACTACGACGCCGTCGTGATCGGGGCGGGCCCCGCGGGCGCGATGGCTGCACGGACCATGGCCCTCCGCGGCGCGCGAACGCTGATGATCGATCGGGCGTGCAAGGGCCGCTGGAAGGTCTGCGGCTGCTGCCTCGGCGCCGTCGGCATCGATGCGCTTCAGGATGCCGGGCTCGACGGCGTGCTCGCACATGCTGGCCCGATCGAACGACTCACGCTCTCGGCCCGTGGCGCACGCGTCAGTGTCGGCATGTCGGGCTTTGCATCGATCTCTCGCGAGGATCTCGATACGGCGCTCGTCGACGCTGCCGAGGCTGCTGGCGTCGAGGTGCGCTGGAGGCAGTCGGCGCGTGCGACGCCCGACGGCCGCGTCCACCTCGGCGGTGACGAACTACTGGCAGGGGTCGTCATCGATGCGTCGGGACTGCGCAGCCATGCGGATCGTCCGCCGCGCGGCGGACGCATCGGCCTGGGCCTGACGACGGATGCCGCGTTGTGCCCCACGAAGCAGCTCACGATGGCCGTGGCGCGGGACGGCTACCTCGGCCGCGTGGCCCTGCCGGATGGGCGCGTGGACTTCGCGATGGCGGCAACGCCCGAACTCGTGCGACAGGCCGGCTCGCCAACGGAGGCGGCCCGCGCGATCTGGGCCGAGGCTGGCCTAGACGCGTCGGAAGTTCCCGATGGCCGCTGGTTCGGCACGCCCGTCCTGCGCCGCCGCGCCCAGGCACAACAAGGCCGGATCTTGCGCGTGGGAGATGCCGCGGGCTACGTCGAGCCCTTCACGGGCGAGGGCATGTCGTGGGCGTTGTTGGGTGGATCGGCCGTCGCCGGTGACGCCATCGCCTGCATCGAGCACGGTCCTGATTCATCACGTTGGCCTCGCACGCTGCACGGCTTGCTCGCCCGGCGTCACACAAGGTGCCGGGCCGTCAGCAACGCCGTTCGCTCGCCGACGCTGGTCCGCGTGGCCATTGCGTTCGCCGGCGTGGCGCCAAGCGTGAGCGCGTCGGCAACCGCAATGCTCAGCGGATCTCGGAGGAGCGTGGCATGA
- a CDS encoding methyltransferase domain-containing protein, producing the protein MPRVLVGELMDDPALDPAEHAHALRGLARLNALSGVTRQFYPRLKRLASRLDRPLTIVDIATGSADLPVALLQRARRDGVRLAITACDISKVALENASERARAAGVELATHQLDVLNEDPLQADVMTCALFLHHLTDDQVCTVLQKMAAAANEQVLVSDLRRGPWGTALAIVIPRLTTRSYVVHVDAVRSARAALSVGEARSMTRGISEGGSWRIDRAFPARMLIQWSTDATTTPS; encoded by the coding sequence ATGCCGCGCGTGCTCGTCGGCGAACTCATGGACGATCCGGCGCTCGACCCCGCCGAGCACGCGCACGCCCTGCGCGGACTGGCGAGGCTCAACGCCCTGAGCGGCGTGACCCGACAGTTTTATCCGAGGTTGAAGAGGCTCGCATCAAGGCTCGATCGGCCGCTGACTATCGTCGACATCGCCACCGGGAGCGCCGATCTGCCCGTCGCGCTGCTGCAGCGGGCGAGGCGTGACGGCGTTCGCCTTGCGATTACGGCCTGCGATATCAGCAAGGTCGCGCTCGAGAACGCGAGCGAGCGTGCGAGGGCGGCGGGGGTGGAGCTCGCGACGCATCAACTCGACGTCCTCAACGAGGACCCGCTGCAAGCCGACGTCATGACCTGCGCCCTCTTCCTGCACCACCTCACGGACGACCAGGTCTGCACGGTGCTGCAGAAGATGGCCGCCGCCGCGAACGAGCAGGTACTCGTCAGCGACCTCAGGCGCGGCCCGTGGGGTACGGCGCTGGCGATCGTCATTCCCCGACTGACGACTCGGTCGTACGTGGTGCACGTCGATGCCGTCCGATCGGCCCGTGCCGCCCTCAGCGTGGGGGAGGCCCGTTCGATGACTCGGGGAATCTCGGAGGGCGGTTCGTGGCGGATCGATCGCGCCTTTCCGGCGCGTATGCTCATCCAATGGTCGACAGACGCCACTACGACGCCGTCGTGA
- a CDS encoding serine/threonine-protein kinase gives MTSESLYQRAKDAFLRVCDAEPAERVALLEEICAGDEALRAEVLSLLSHDLDDGAFGDHLPPGSTLGDFEVVRVLGEGAMGVVYEARQAHPERMVALKVVRGGAASASLRRRFEHESAALARLQHPGIAAVYEAGFDRATGAPFFAMELVQGRPLTAHAAELSLAQRVELLAQVADAVHHAHQRGVIHRDLKPGNILVDQQGRPRVLDFGIARLTADDGTAATIRTLPGQVVGTLAYMSPEQASGDAAAIDVRTDIYALGAVGYELLSGQLPLAVRDMPLAAALGAIQDDEPRRLGTLDKRLRGDLETIISTALEKDASRRYPSAAALADDLRRWLRDEPITARPATTLYQLRKFAKRRKGPVITGGVIAAMLVVASIVSVAFGVHAQRQRTLAEQRLVDVRALANTMLFDLHDLIEPLPGAIEARRRLVRTGLEYLDRLAQDAGKNPELLEELAEAYFRIGDIQGNPRRANLGDAEAALASYATSIDLRRRLAEAVPSEASTIALARTELAIAETLTSTPRADESADYAQRTLDTLDGLETNAADEVRLLAEQRLGTAMLNRGQPDEALEHFSRALEASERLAAGGDPVLVRRLTIGLNEMGLTLARLGRADEALPYLERSESLRAAAAEANPGSVRAQRDLALVQHRLGDVRGDMGEKDEAVRLYASARDALAGIAQADSSDARAHFDWSVAEEKLANAQLRVDRIEEAKQGFANARDLRTNLADANPENRLYRMASAIAIERVAHCDRLRGNHDAARLGFHDAMAIARDGLEDNPSDVRLWTVLGISQRGLGESFLDADDANAEDARRWLNEARATLDDMAARGMTPTRSTLSAEVIDALLLRCG, from the coding sequence ATGACCAGTGAGTCCCTCTACCAGCGCGCCAAGGACGCCTTCCTGCGCGTGTGCGACGCCGAGCCGGCCGAGCGCGTCGCGCTGCTCGAAGAGATCTGTGCTGGTGACGAAGCGCTGCGGGCCGAGGTGCTCAGCCTGCTCAGCCACGACCTGGACGACGGCGCCTTCGGCGACCACCTGCCGCCGGGATCGACCCTGGGCGACTTCGAGGTCGTCCGCGTGCTGGGCGAGGGCGCGATGGGCGTGGTCTACGAGGCACGCCAAGCGCATCCCGAGCGCATGGTCGCGCTGAAGGTCGTGCGCGGCGGCGCGGCGTCGGCCTCGCTTCGACGGCGATTCGAGCACGAGTCGGCGGCCCTCGCCCGGCTGCAACACCCCGGCATCGCCGCCGTCTACGAGGCCGGCTTCGATCGCGCGACCGGTGCGCCGTTCTTCGCGATGGAGCTCGTGCAGGGCCGACCGCTCACGGCGCACGCGGCCGAGCTCTCGCTCGCCCAACGCGTCGAGCTGCTCGCCCAGGTCGCCGACGCGGTGCACCACGCCCACCAGCGTGGGGTGATCCACCGCGACCTGAAGCCGGGCAACATCCTCGTCGACCAGCAGGGCCGGCCGCGCGTGCTCGACTTCGGCATCGCCCGCCTGACCGCCGACGACGGCACCGCCGCGACGATCCGCACGCTGCCCGGGCAAGTCGTGGGCACGCTGGCGTACATGAGCCCCGAGCAGGCCTCGGGCGACGCAGCCGCCATCGACGTGCGCACCGACATCTACGCGTTGGGTGCCGTCGGCTACGAGCTGCTCTCGGGGCAGCTTCCGCTGGCCGTACGAGACATGCCGCTGGCCGCCGCACTCGGTGCGATCCAGGACGACGAGCCGCGGCGGCTGGGAACGCTCGACAAGCGGCTGCGGGGCGACCTGGAGACCATCATCTCCACTGCGCTGGAGAAGGACGCGTCGCGCCGGTATCCGTCCGCCGCGGCGCTGGCCGACGACCTGCGCCGGTGGCTGCGCGACGAGCCCATCACGGCGCGTCCCGCGACCACGCTCTACCAGCTCCGCAAGTTCGCCAAGCGGCGCAAGGGCCCGGTCATCACCGGCGGGGTGATCGCGGCGATGCTCGTCGTCGCCAGTATCGTGAGCGTGGCGTTCGGCGTGCACGCGCAGCGGCAACGGACGCTGGCCGAGCAGCGGCTCGTCGACGTTCGTGCCCTGGCGAACACGATGCTCTTCGACCTGCACGACCTCATCGAGCCGCTACCGGGCGCCATCGAGGCGCGACGCCGGCTCGTGCGCACGGGCCTGGAGTACCTCGACCGCCTCGCCCAAGACGCCGGTAAGAATCCCGAGTTGCTGGAAGAACTGGCCGAGGCCTACTTCCGCATCGGTGACATCCAGGGTAACCCCAGGCGGGCAAACCTCGGCGACGCCGAGGCGGCGCTTGCAAGCTATGCGACGAGCATCGATCTCCGCCGCCGGCTGGCGGAAGCGGTTCCGTCGGAGGCTTCGACGATCGCCCTTGCGCGCACCGAACTGGCGATCGCCGAGACGCTGACGAGCACGCCCCGCGCCGACGAATCGGCCGACTATGCGCAGCGGACGCTCGACACGCTGGACGGCCTGGAGACCAACGCGGCCGACGAGGTCCGTTTGCTCGCCGAGCAGCGCCTGGGAACGGCGATGCTCAATCGAGGCCAGCCCGACGAGGCGCTCGAGCACTTCAGCCGGGCGCTCGAGGCGTCAGAACGCCTGGCTGCCGGTGGCGATCCGGTCCTGGTGCGCCGCCTGACGATCGGCCTCAACGAGATGGGCCTGACGCTCGCCCGCCTGGGCCGGGCCGACGAGGCGCTGCCCTACCTCGAACGGTCGGAGTCGCTCCGGGCCGCAGCAGCCGAGGCGAACCCCGGGAGCGTGCGCGCCCAGCGCGACCTCGCCCTTGTGCAGCATCGGTTGGGAGACGTGCGTGGCGACATGGGCGAGAAGGACGAGGCGGTCAGGCTCTACGCGAGTGCCCGCGATGCGCTCGCCGGCATCGCGCAGGCCGATTCGAGCGACGCCCGGGCCCACTTCGACTGGTCCGTCGCGGAAGAGAAGCTCGCCAACGCGCAGCTGCGGGTCGACCGCATCGAGGAGGCGAAGCAGGGGTTCGCCAATGCCCGTGACCTACGCACCAACCTGGCCGACGCCAACCCCGAAAACCGTTTATACCGCATGGCATCGGCAATCGCCATCGAGCGCGTCGCGCACTGCGATCGCCTGCGTGGCAACCACGACGCCGCACGCCTGGGCTTCCACGACGCCATGGCCATCGCGCGGGACGGGCTCGAAGATAACCCCAGCGACGTACGCCTCTGGACGGTCCTGGGTATCTCCCAGCGTGGTCTGGGCGAGAGCTTTCTCGACGCCGACGACGCGAACGCCGAAGATGCTCGGCGATGGCTGAACGAGGCGAGGGCCACGCTGGACGACATGGCCGCTCGCGGGATGACGCCGACCCGCTCGACGCTCAGTGCCGAGGTCATCGACGCCCTGCTCTTGCGCTGCGGCTAG